In the Arthrobacter sp. CDRTa11 genome, AAGACGGCAGAAGAGGCCGTATCCCTGTTCCCGCTGATGGGCACCTGGTTCGAATCGGCGGGGATCGATGCGGACAAGCGGCAGGAAATCGTGGTGAGCACTCCGGATTTCTTCAGCGGCGCGGCCGGACTGCTTGAATCCGAGCCCCTGTCCGTCTGGAAGGAGTGGCTGGCCATGCGCGTGATCAGCGCGGCTGCACCCTACCTGTCCTCGGCTTTTGTGGATGCCAACTTCGCGTTCTACGGCACCACCATCAGCGGCACGCCCCGGAACAAGGACCGCTGGAAGCGCGGCGTCGGCGTCGTCGAGGCAGCCCTGGGTGAAGCGGTGGGCCAGATTTATGTCGCACGTCATTTCCCTGAAACGCATAAGGCCCGGATGCAGTCCCTCGTGGCCAATCTCATTGAGGCGTACCGCCAGAGCATCACGAACCTTGAGTGGATGGGTGAGCAGACCAAGGAAGAGGCGCTCCGGAAACTGGGCGCCTTCCGCGCCAAGATCGGTTACCCGGACAAATGGATCGACTACTCTGCCGTGGAAATCGACCCGGCCGACCTCCTCGGAAACGTTGAGCGCGCGCACAATGCCGACGTCGACCGGCACCTTGACGAGGTGGGCAAACCGGTGGACCTGGACAAGTGGCTGATGACTCCCCAGACCGTCAACGCGTACTACCACCCAATGCTCAACGAGATCGTTTTCCCGGCTGCCATCCTGCAGCCGCCGTTCTTCACCGCGGACGCCGACGACGCCGTCAACTACGGCGGGATCGGCGCTGTCATCGGCCACGAGATCGGTCATGGTTTTGACGACCAGGGCTCACAGTTCGACGGCGGCGGCGCCCTCCGGAACTGGTGGACGGAGGCAGACCGGAAGGCGTTCGAGGCACTGACCGCAAAGCTTGTAGCCCAGTTCGAGGTCCTCTCCCCCTATGCCGCGCCGGGGCACTACGTCAACGGCAAGCTCACCCTCGGCGAAAACATCGGCGACCTGGGCGGGCTGACCATCGGCTACAAGGCCTACCTCCTCAGCCTGGACGGCGCGGAGCCCGAGGTACTGGACGGGCTGACCGGCCAGCAGCGCTTCTTCGCATCCTGGGCCGCCGGCTGGCGCCAGGTCATCCGGACCGAAGAGGCCGTCCGAAGGCTGGCAACGGATCCACACTCCCCCAACGAGTTCCGGACCAATGCCATCGCCAGCAACCTGGACGCCTTCCATGAGGCCTTCGGCGTCACGGACCAGGACGGCATGTGGAGATCACCGGAGGAGCGCGTCAGCATCTGGTAGCAGCACAAATGGGCCCGCCAATGGCGGGCCCATTTGTGTCTGTCCGGAAGCCTGGTGCCGGTCAGCCCTGGACGATGAGCGCCGGGTTGGCCTGCTGGCAGAGGGCGTCCCCCGCAGTCTGGTTCACGATGTCCTTGGGCACAGGCGTGGCCCCGTAAGTGATGCCCGAGGAGAAATCTTCGCCAAGGTAGACCTGCACACCGATCAACGCCGGGGCGGACTGTACTTGCTCGGCCGGGATCCCCAGCAGTGCAGCCACGTCGGCGGCCACATCGGCGTGTTCCGGTCCGTAATACACCAAAGACTGCGCCACCGGTGCCGCTTCCAGCTGCCCAAGCTGGATAAAGCCTCCGGAAATCAACGCCTGGGCAATTTCCTGGGAACGGCCGGGGACACCCGTTCCGTTCGCCACGGTGACGGGCTGCACGGACTTGTCATAGGGTGGCGCCGGTGTTTCAGTCGGCGCCGGGGCAGGCGCGCTGTCCGTCGGGGACGGAGTGGCCGTAGGGGTGGGGGTCGGAGCCGTGGGGTCCGTCAGATCGACGTCCTTGCGGAGGGCTGAGAACAACTGCGATCCTGCGGGTTCGGCGATCTGGAGGCGGTTAAGGTCTGCCACTGCTGTGGTGGTGGGCACGGCGACAAACGCCACCTTGCTGACGTCAATGTCCTTCAGGCGGTTTCCGATGGTCAGGAGCGACGGAACGGATGCCAGTCCCTCATCGACTGTGAGGTTTTGGGTGACGACATCGGCAATCCGGAGCATCTTGGCGGGATCTGACAGCGTACCCTCGTCCTTGATTTTCCGTGTGAGCGACGACAGGAATCCCTGCTGGGCTTTAATGCGGCCCAGGTCCCCGCCGTCGGCGAAGGCATGCCGTGTGCGCAGGAAGGCCAGCGCCTGTTCGCCCTCCACGGAGGACGTCCCCTTCGGCAACCGCAGACGGGAATCGGGGTCATAAACGGGGTCGCTGATACAGACCTCCACCCCTCCGACCGTGTTGGAAAGCTCCTTGACGGCGTTGAAGTCCGCCATCATGAAGTGGTCGATTTCGAGCCCTGTCAGCTTGTTCACGGTGTCCACAGCGCAGCCGATGCCGGCCTCAGCCATGGCCTCGTTGATCATGACACTGCTCCTGGCCGGGTAGACCTGTTTGGTCTTCTGGTCAGTGCACTCGGGGATGTCAACCAGGAGGTCCCGGGGGAAGCTGACGACATTGACGCGCTTGTTGTCGGCGGAGATGTCCATCAGCATCATGACGTCCGACTGTCCGTAGCCGGAGGAATCCTCTGCAGTACCGTATGCGGAGTTCTTTCCGTCCCGCGTGTCCGAGCCAAGGATCAGGATCTGCATCCTGTCGGATGAGTCGTTTACCGGGTTCGCCGTACCCGAGCCTGCGGTCAGCGGGGCCTTGGTAATGTTCGACTGCAGCCGGAAGAACCAAAACCCGGCAAAGGCAAGTCCTCCGACTACCAAGACTGAGAGGATGGCCGCGATCACCTTCAGCCACGCCGGCATCCCTGGCTGCGCTCCGAGATGACGGGCGGAGCCGACGGCGGTGCCTTCCGCGTGACGGGAAACTGGCCCGGTTCCGGCTGACGGGTCAGCTCCATTGTCGCGTTTGTCGCGGCGTTGCACCACAGGGTGTACCTTCCTCTGAACATTTGGATCCGGCCCATTTTAGTTGTTCAGGCTGGGAAAACGCCCGGTGACTGGCCGTGACGGTGGTGGAAGCGCATCAGAAACCGAGTTTTACCAGTTGTTTGGGATCCCGCTGCCAGTCCTTGGCGACCTTCACATGAAGGTCAAGGTAGATGCGTGTGCCCAGGAGCGCTTCGATGCCTTTCCGGGCGTTGGTGCCCACTTCGCGCAGCCGGCTGCCACCCTTTCCGATGATGATGGCCTTTTGCGAGGGACGCTCAACATACAGGTTGACCCTCACGTCAAGGAGCTGGTTGTCTTCTGCGCGGCCCTCGCGGGCCACAATTTCGTCCACCACCACTGCCAGGGAGTGCGGGAGTTCGTCCCGGACTCCTTCCAGGGCTGCTTCACGGATGAGTTCGGCCACCATAACGGCCTCGGGCTCGTCGGTCAGTTCACCGTCCGGGTACAGCGGTGGCGACGGCGGCATGTGGCTGATCAGGACATCGGCCAGAGTGTCCACCTGGAAGCCGTCGGCGGCGGAAACCGGAACAATGTCCTTCCAGCCGTCCTCCCCCAGTACTTCGCGGCCGAGGGCCGCGACGGCGAGGAGCTGTTCGGTCAGTGCCTGGCGGTCCACCAGGTCCGCCTTCGTGACAATGGCGATGAGCGGCGTTCGTCCAATGGCAGCCAGCTGGGCGGCGATGTACTTGTCCCCGGGACCTATTTTTTCGTTGGCCGGCAGGCAGAAACCGATGGCGTCAACTTCGGCCAGCGTGTCAGCCACAAGGTCGTTGAGGCGTTTGCCCAGCAGGGTGCGCGGGCGGTGCAGGCCCGGGGTGTCCACCAGGATCAGCTGCGCATCCTCGCGGTGGACGATGCCGCGGATGGTGTGACGGGTGGTCTGCGGCTTGGCAGAGGTGATGGCCACCTTCTTGCCCACCAGCGCATTGGTGAGGGTGGACTTGCCGGCGTTGGGCCGGCCAACGAGCACCGAGAAGCCTGCGCGGAAGCCGCCGAAGTCCTGGTTGGCAGAATCCTGGTTGGCCAGCGGCCTATTTTTCTTGCTCACGTGGAACTCCCTGCTGGGTTGTTTCCGCCTCATTGAGGAGGTCTTCAAGGTCAGTGTCTACTTTTGGTGCCGGCGCCGCAATGATGTGGCTGACGCGGTTGCGGCGCCCTTCGAGCCGTTCGGCCCGCAGGGACACGCCGCTTACTTCCACGGTGCTCCCCACGATGGGGACGCGGCCCAGGGCTTTGGCAAGGAGCCCGCCCACGGTGTCCACTTCATCGTCGTCGAGTTCGATATCGAACAGTTCGCCAAGATCGTCGATGCTCATCCGGGCACTTACCCGGAAGGAGCCGCCTCCCAGGGCTACGGCTTCGGCGCTTTCGGTGTCATATTCATCCACGATCTCGCCGACGATTTCTTCGATGAGGTCCTCCAGCGTGACAAGGCCTGCGGTGCCGCCGTATTCATCGATAACGATGGCAACGTGCGTTGACTCCTTTTGCAGTTCACGCAGCAGGTCACTGACTTGCTTGGATTCCGGAACATAGCGGACTTCACGCGCCAGGGCTTCCACGGGCGGCGGCTCGGCGTCGGGAGCCAGCTCGTGAAGGGCTGCGGCAACGTCCTTGAGGTACACGATGCCCAGTATCTGGTCCGTGCTCTCCCCAATCACCGGGATGCGGGAGTAACCGGACCGCAGGAAAAGGGACATGGCCCGCCGGAGGCTGGAGCCGGCGTCAATGCTGAGGATGTCCGTCCGCGGAACCATGACGGCACGCACCAGCGTATCGCCGAAGTCGAAGACGGACTGGATCATTTCCGCCTCGGTGTCTTCGATCATGTCCGATTCGCTTGCCCTGTCCACCAGCTCACGGAATTCCTGTTCGCTGAAAAAGGCTTCGTCGCCGACGGGCGCGCCGGGGGCTGCAGCGCTGCCCAACGCCACCAGCCAGGCAGGAATGGGGCCAAGCACCCAGGTCAGCAGACGGATCAACGGTGCCGTGAAGCGCACCACGGCCGCAGAATGAAGCCTGCCGAGTTGCCGCGGGGAGACTCCCACGATCACAAATCCGACGAGGGCCATGATTCCTGTGGCTGCCAGCCCGGCCAGCCATACATTATCCAGCAGGCTGTGGAGCAGGACGGCAACGGCGACGGCGGAGGCCATCTCGAACCAGATCCGCCAAAAACGCAGCGCCCGGATGTGCGCCACTGGCTGCGCCAGGATCCGTTTCATTGCGTTTCCGCGGCTCTTGATGAGCGCTTCTTCCGCGTCATGCCGCGGAAGGAAGTTGAAAGCGGCCTCCGCCGCCGTCAGAAGCGCGGCAATGCTGAGGAAGGCTAAAGCCATAAAGACAAGGAGCAGGGGCGTCACTGCGTGGTCTCGGCGGGTGCTTCTTTGCCCGTGAAGCCTGAAAGCAGTTCGCGCTGCAGGCCGAACATTTCGGCCTTCTCCTCAGGCTCGGCATGGTCGTAACCGAGGAGATGCAGGATACCGTGCGTGGTCAGGAGGAGCATCTCATCCTGCAGCGCGTGGCCGGCGTTCTTTGCCTGGACCTGGGCCACCTGCGGGCACACTGCGATATCGCCGAGCATCCCCTGGGGGGTGGGGCGGTCCGGAGTGCCGGGAGTGAGTTCGTCCATGGGCACCGAAAGTACGTCGGTGGAGCCTGGCTCGTCCATCAGCTCGATGTGGAGCTTCTCCATCGCCGGCTCGTCCACCAGGAGAATGGAAAGTTCCGCCTGCGGGTGGATATACAGCTGTTCGAAGATGTACCGGGACAGGGCAACAAGCTCCGCCTCATCCACCTGGATGCCGGATTCGTTGTTTACTTCAATACTCACGCGTGTTCCGCCCGCTTCTCCCTGGCCACTGAATGCTTGACCCGGTTCCGTTGGACGTCATCCCAGAGGCTGTAGGCCCGGACGATGTCGCCCACCAGGCGGTGCCGGACTACGTCCGTTGCGTCCAGGACGGAGAAGTTAACATCCTCGATGCCCTGCAGGATCTCTTCAACGATGCGCAGCCCAGACCTGGTGCCAAAAGGCAGGTCAACCTGCGTCACGTCTCCGGTGACCACCATCTTGGAGCCGAATCCCAGGCGGGTCAGGAACATCTTCATCTGTTCCGGCGTGGTGTTCTGCGCCTCGTCGAGGATGATGAACGCATCATTGAGTGTCCGGCCGCGCATGTAGGCCAGCGGCGCCACCTCGATGGTTCCCGCGGCCATCAGGCGCGGAATGGATTCGGGGTCCATCATGTCGTGCAGGGCGTCGTAGAGCGGGCGCAGGTAAGGATCGATTTTGTCGCTCAGCGTCCCCGGCAGGAAACCCAGCCGTTCACCCGCCTCGACGGCAGGCCTGGTCAGGATGATGCGGCTGACTTCCTTCTGCTGCAGTGCCTGAACCGCCTTGGCCATGGCCAGGTAGGTTTTGCCGGTACCGGCGGGGCCAATCCCGAAAATGACGGTGTTTTCGTCGATCGCGTCAACGTAGTTTTTCT is a window encoding:
- the era gene encoding GTPase Era codes for the protein MRRKQPSREFHVSKKNRPLANQDSANQDFGGFRAGFSVLVGRPNAGKSTLTNALVGKKVAITSAKPQTTRHTIRGIVHREDAQLILVDTPGLHRPRTLLGKRLNDLVADTLAEVDAIGFCLPANEKIGPGDKYIAAQLAAIGRTPLIAIVTKADLVDRQALTEQLLAVAALGREVLGEDGWKDIVPVSAADGFQVDTLADVLISHMPPSPPLYPDGELTDEPEAVMVAELIREAALEGVRDELPHSLAVVVDEIVAREGRAEDNQLLDVRVNLYVERPSQKAIIIGKGGSRLREVGTNARKGIEALLGTRIYLDLHVKVAKDWQRDPKQLVKLGF
- a CDS encoding hemolysin family protein, translating into MTPLLLVFMALAFLSIAALLTAAEAAFNFLPRHDAEEALIKSRGNAMKRILAQPVAHIRALRFWRIWFEMASAVAVAVLLHSLLDNVWLAGLAATGIMALVGFVIVGVSPRQLGRLHSAAVVRFTAPLIRLLTWVLGPIPAWLVALGSAAAPGAPVGDEAFFSEQEFRELVDRASESDMIEDTEAEMIQSVFDFGDTLVRAVMVPRTDILSIDAGSSLRRAMSLFLRSGYSRIPVIGESTDQILGIVYLKDVAAALHELAPDAEPPPVEALAREVRYVPESKQVSDLLRELQKESTHVAIVIDEYGGTAGLVTLEDLIEEIVGEIVDEYDTESAEAVALGGGSFRVSARMSIDDLGELFDIELDDDEVDTVGGLLAKALGRVPIVGSTVEVSGVSLRAERLEGRRNRVSHIIAAPAPKVDTDLEDLLNEAETTQQGVPREQEK
- a CDS encoding M13 family metallopeptidase, coding for MPISGIDLSNIDHTVRPQDDLYQHVNGAWLKATEIPDDRPLEGTFTALRDGAEIAVRDIIEEAAGKGEEASGIERKVGDLYNSFMDEATVEAKGMEPIRHRLAEVFAATTAGELVSLVGRLFRSDVSGLFYIYPAPDAGNPERILLYTGQGGLGLPDESYYREEKFAPMVTAYGNHVRTMFSLAGLEDAEAAAGRVIGLETKLASHHWDNVTLRDPQKTYNLKTAEEAVSLFPLMGTWFESAGIDADKRQEIVVSTPDFFSGAAGLLESEPLSVWKEWLAMRVISAAAPYLSSAFVDANFAFYGTTISGTPRNKDRWKRGVGVVEAALGEAVGQIYVARHFPETHKARMQSLVANLIEAYRQSITNLEWMGEQTKEEALRKLGAFRAKIGYPDKWIDYSAVEIDPADLLGNVERAHNADVDRHLDEVGKPVDLDKWLMTPQTVNAYYHPMLNEIVFPAAILQPPFFTADADDAVNYGGIGAVIGHEIGHGFDDQGSQFDGGGALRNWWTEADRKAFEALTAKLVAQFEVLSPYAAPGHYVNGKLTLGENIGDLGGLTIGYKAYLLSLDGAEPEVLDGLTGQQRFFASWAAGWRQVIRTEEAVRRLATDPHSPNEFRTNAIASNLDAFHEAFGVTDQDGMWRSPEERVSIW
- a CDS encoding LCP family protein translates to MVQRRDKRDNGADPSAGTGPVSRHAEGTAVGSARHLGAQPGMPAWLKVIAAILSVLVVGGLAFAGFWFFRLQSNITKAPLTAGSGTANPVNDSSDRMQILILGSDTRDGKNSAYGTAEDSSGYGQSDVMMLMDISADNKRVNVVSFPRDLLVDIPECTDQKTKQVYPARSSVMINEAMAEAGIGCAVDTVNKLTGLEIDHFMMADFNAVKELSNTVGGVEVCISDPVYDPDSRLRLPKGTSSVEGEQALAFLRTRHAFADGGDLGRIKAQQGFLSSLTRKIKDEGTLSDPAKMLRIADVVTQNLTVDEGLASVPSLLTIGNRLKDIDVSKVAFVAVPTTTAVADLNRLQIAEPAGSQLFSALRKDVDLTDPTAPTPTPTATPSPTDSAPAPAPTETPAPPYDKSVQPVTVANGTGVPGRSQEIAQALISGGFIQLGQLEAAPVAQSLVYYGPEHADVAADVAALLGIPAEQVQSAPALIGVQVYLGEDFSSGITYGATPVPKDIVNQTAGDALCQQANPALIVQG
- a CDS encoding PhoH family protein; the protein is MTESANGKRRLNTGERAAGEFPHTLPGVRTEVVLFDNSDQMVQSLGSHDEALRFIEEQFPAVNFHVRGNELSISGPATDVPRIMRLLHEVRELVARGTVISPAVLQQLVVLLRSQSLQNPVDVLTHDILSSRGRTIRPKTLNQKNYVDAIDENTVIFGIGPAGTGKTYLAMAKAVQALQQKEVSRIILTRPAVEAGERLGFLPGTLSDKIDPYLRPLYDALHDMMDPESIPRLMAAGTIEVAPLAYMRGRTLNDAFIILDEAQNTTPEQMKMFLTRLGFGSKMVVTGDVTQVDLPFGTRSGLRIVEEILQGIEDVNFSVLDATDVVRHRLVGDIVRAYSLWDDVQRNRVKHSVAREKRAEHA
- the ybeY gene encoding rRNA maturation RNase YbeY — translated: MSIEVNNESGIQVDEAELVALSRYIFEQLYIHPQAELSILLVDEPAMEKLHIELMDEPGSTDVLSVPMDELTPGTPDRPTPQGMLGDIAVCPQVAQVQAKNAGHALQDEMLLLTTHGILHLLGYDHAEPEEKAEMFGLQRELLSGFTGKEAPAETTQ